The genomic window GTGGCGCTGGCGGACCCGCAGTCAGAGCACTCGGCGGCCGATCCGTGGGGGCTGGAGTACCGGGCGATCCCGGGGCACCGCAACACCCTGATGTACTACGACGAGCAGACCTTCCCCGCCGAGTTGGTGGTCAGCACCATGGACGCCTCCTACCACCATGGATCCGGCTTCATGCCCGGGGCCAGCCAACTGCTCTACCGGATGTTTCGCTGGCTGGGGGAGTAGGCGCGGGCCCGGGGCGTCGATAAGTGGAGAGGCTACTTTTTGCCGTGCGGCACGATGACGGCGCGGCCGGAGAGCTTGCCGTCGACCAGCAGCTGGTAGGCCTCCAGCGCGTCGTCGAGCGAGTAGCGGGTGACCTGCGGGGAGATCTGGCCCGCGGCGTACATGTCGACGACCTCATGCAGCTCTTCGACGGTGCCCCAGTAGGTGCTGACCAGCTCCGCCTCGTACGGGGTGCCCAAAAACGCCCACTCGTACGGCGAGAGGTTGCCGATGCCCACGATCGTCACGCGCGACTGGCGGGCGGCCGTGTCCATGGCGGTCTTGACGGTGGCGCCCACGCCGACGAAGTCGAAGGCCGCGTCCACGCCCTTGCCGCCGGTGATCTCGAGGATGCGCTCGACCTGGCCCTCGCCGCCCGGCACGGTGATCGCGCCGAGCTTCTCCGCCTCGGCCATGGCGTCTTCCTTCATGTCCGTGGCAATGATCGTCGCACCCGTCAGGGCCTTGAGGATCTGCACGCCCACCAGGCCCAGACCGCCCAGGCCGATGACCAGCGCGAACTTGCCGCCGCCGTTCAAGTGCGGCAGCGCCAACTTGATCGCGTGGTACGGGGTCAGTCCGGCGTCGGCCAGCGGGGCCGCGTCGATCGGGTCGACCTCACCCAACGGGACCAGGTTGCGCGCCGGGGCGACGACGTATTCCGCCATGCCGCCGTCCAGTCCCAGGCCGACGCCCGCGTAGTCCATCTTCGCGGCGTTCTCGCAGTAGGTGTCCTGGCCGCGCGTGCACGCGCGGCACACCCCGCAGCCCACCGGCCCGTAGATCAGGTAGGCAGCGCCGTGCTCGATGCCCTTGACGCCCTCACCGAGTTCCTCGACCCAGCCGGAGGTCTCGTGCCCGAGGGTGAACTCCGGGTCCATCTGCGGGTTCAGGCCCTCCTCGAACTCGTCGAAGATGGCCACATCGGAGTGGCAGGCGCCGGCGCCGGCGACCTTGAGCAGCACCTCGCCGGGGCCCGGGGTCGGCTTGGGCACGTCCTTCAGGGACGGGAAAGTCTTGTACGCGGTGTGGACGACGGCTTTC from Corynebacterium maris DSM 45190 includes these protein-coding regions:
- a CDS encoding NAD(P)-dependent alcohol dehydrogenase, which produces MTTMKAVVHTAYKTFPSLKDVPKPTPGPGEVLLKVAGAGACHSDVAIFDEFEEGLNPQMDPEFTLGHETSGWVEELGEGVKGIEHGAAYLIYGPVGCGVCRACTRGQDTYCENAAKMDYAGVGLGLDGGMAEYVVAPARNLVPLGEVDPIDAAPLADAGLTPYHAIKLALPHLNGGGKFALVIGLGGLGLVGVQILKALTGATIIATDMKEDAMAEAEKLGAITVPGGEGQVERILEITGGKGVDAAFDFVGVGATVKTAMDTAARQSRVTIVGIGNLSPYEWAFLGTPYEAELVSTYWGTVEELHEVVDMYAAGQISPQVTRYSLDDALEAYQLLVDGKLSGRAVIVPHGKK